A single genomic interval of Desulfovibrio sp. JC022 harbors:
- a CDS encoding DegT/DnrJ/EryC1/StrS aminotransferase family protein, producing the protein MSEDAASAVAEAVRTRSVSMGKITSVLELRISELLDVPHVIACGSGTEALTLALLEAGVGPGDEVVVPDRTWIATAHAPYLLGARPVLVDTLPGVSLMDPDAFAKAITVRTKVVIPVDLNGRLCDMPAIRNIADKHGIKIVSDSTQALFCSYPDGGYAGTRSRSGCFSMSVAKLIPAGQGGFVVTGDNTVADRLRMMRVHGTQSVQDTCWELPGGNFRLTDLHAAIALVHFNKKDELIAGVHSTYDYYASRLEDSESLRLIRYDDASDAIPLYPEVLCTDQSGLLHFLAERRISARPAYAPLHSAAHFGQQDRKFPYADFWGQAVMLPAGPSRNKEELGVVVDALTAWQRNKI; encoded by the coding sequence TTGAGTGAAGATGCCGCTTCGGCAGTTGCAGAGGCGGTTAGGACACGTAGTGTCAGCATGGGGAAGATTACTTCAGTGCTGGAACTGCGTATTTCTGAACTACTTGATGTTCCGCATGTGATTGCCTGCGGAAGCGGGACCGAGGCTTTAACTCTTGCATTGCTTGAAGCAGGCGTTGGGCCGGGTGATGAAGTAGTTGTTCCTGACCGCACATGGATAGCCACAGCTCATGCTCCGTACCTACTGGGAGCTAGACCCGTGTTGGTGGATACCCTCCCCGGTGTTTCTTTGATGGACCCTGACGCTTTTGCTAAGGCTATTACCGTCAGGACAAAAGTAGTTATCCCCGTGGACCTCAATGGTCGCCTCTGTGATATGCCTGCCATTCGTAACATTGCGGACAAACACGGCATAAAAATAGTTAGCGATTCGACTCAGGCATTGTTCTGCTCTTATCCTGATGGAGGATATGCCGGGACCCGGAGTAGGAGCGGTTGTTTTTCAATGTCGGTTGCCAAGCTGATACCTGCCGGGCAGGGTGGTTTTGTGGTTACCGGGGATAATACTGTTGCCGACCGACTTCGGATGATGCGTGTGCATGGTACGCAGTCTGTACAGGATACCTGCTGGGAACTGCCTGGCGGGAATTTTAGGCTTACCGACCTCCATGCGGCAATTGCTCTTGTTCATTTTAATAAGAAGGATGAGTTGATCGCGGGTGTTCATTCGACATATGATTATTATGCCTCCCGGTTGGAGGATTCTGAAAGTCTTCGTTTGATCCGTTATGACGATGCCTCGGATGCTATTCCACTTTATCCTGAGGTTCTTTGTACGGACCAGAGTGGATTGTTGCATTTTCTTGCTGAGCGTAGAATAAGTGCCAGACCTGCATACGCTCCACTGCACAGTGCTGCTCATTTTGGGCAGCAGGACCGGAAATTTCCCTATGCTGATTTTTGGGGACAGGCTGTGATGCTTCCTGCCGGGCCAAGCAGGAACAAGGAGGAGCTTGGTGTTGTTGTAGATGCTTTGACCGCTTGGCAGCGTAATAAAATCTGA
- a CDS encoding bifunctional 2-polyprenyl-6-hydroxyphenol methylase/3-demethylubiquinol 3-O-methyltransferase UbiG, which produces MKDTSIKNWNSVKNFVEERDQKRENITLGASLSADFFHDPKHVGFMLARYKSAGRMLPLDKCDVLELGCGEGVGSAVMASYCDSLTGIDSDQNAINCANRMGFPINFKCADFLGQKFGTFRAAVSLDVIEHFETKMEDEFLETIVKNLTPNGMCIIGTPNESASEYASPESQMAHINLYTPQRLYGLISKYFENTVIFGMNDETFHTGFFPMCHYIMAAGFGKRDKALR; this is translated from the coding sequence ATGAAAGACACCTCCATCAAAAATTGGAACTCGGTAAAAAATTTCGTTGAAGAACGTGATCAAAAACGGGAAAACATTACACTTGGGGCAAGCCTTTCCGCAGACTTTTTCCATGATCCCAAGCACGTAGGTTTTATGCTCGCCAGATATAAATCCGCAGGCAGGATGCTGCCGCTGGATAAGTGCGATGTTCTTGAACTCGGTTGCGGTGAAGGGGTTGGAAGTGCTGTCATGGCCAGCTACTGCGACTCTCTGACCGGGATTGACAGCGATCAGAACGCCATAAATTGCGCCAACAGGATGGGATTCCCCATCAATTTCAAATGCGCTGACTTTCTGGGGCAAAAATTCGGAACTTTCCGAGCGGCAGTAAGTCTTGACGTTATCGAACATTTTGAAACCAAAATGGAAGACGAATTCCTTGAAACTATTGTCAAGAACCTCACCCCCAACGGAATGTGCATTATCGGTACTCCCAATGAGTCTGCAAGTGAATATGCTTCACCGGAAAGTCAGATGGCCCACATCAACCTTTACACACCACAACGACTCTATGGCCTGATTTCGAAATACTTTGAAAACACGGTTATTTTCGGGATGAATGACGAAACATTTCACACAGGTTTCTTCCCCATGTGCCATTACATCATGGCCGCAGGATTCGGAAAAAGAGATAAGGCTTTGAGATGA
- a CDS encoding acylneuraminate cytidylyltransferase family protein — translation MSKNMEVLAIIPARSGSKGIPDKNIKELAGHPLLAWSLAAARLAKRISHVVVSTDSPLYADIAGGYGEYPPFLRPKHISGDTSSDIDYVLHALDWFIENGGWNPELVILLRPTTPLRDPQDLDDAIDAFAQRPDCTSLCTGYEIAESPVKNFKLEAGGIFSGFMGNKYLSLRRQDCPKAYAWDGVADVFRVNYLRRNSDLYGDRRLAHICTPTDEIDTKEQFELVEFKVSRYGSPLLHQLQLMAQG, via the coding sequence ATGAGTAAAAATATGGAAGTACTGGCCATAATTCCAGCTCGAAGTGGTTCTAAAGGGATTCCTGATAAAAACATCAAAGAACTTGCCGGGCATCCGTTGTTGGCGTGGAGTCTTGCTGCGGCTAGGCTCGCCAAGCGGATCAGTCATGTCGTTGTTTCCACTGATAGTCCGCTATATGCCGATATTGCAGGCGGTTATGGAGAGTATCCCCCCTTTCTTAGGCCTAAACATATCTCTGGCGATACTTCTTCGGATATTGACTATGTTCTGCATGCATTGGACTGGTTTATTGAGAATGGAGGTTGGAATCCTGAACTGGTTATATTGCTTAGACCAACCACACCTTTGAGGGATCCGCAGGATCTGGATGACGCCATAGATGCCTTCGCGCAAAGGCCGGACTGCACGTCACTTTGTACCGGATATGAGATTGCCGAATCGCCTGTAAAAAATTTTAAGCTTGAAGCGGGTGGCATTTTTTCCGGATTTATGGGGAATAAGTACCTTTCTCTGCGGCGTCAGGATTGTCCCAAGGCATATGCCTGGGATGGGGTTGCGGATGTTTTTCGGGTTAATTACCTGCGCAGGAATTCGGATTTATACGGTGACAGGCGTTTGGCCCATATTTGCACCCCAACCGATGAGATAGATACCAAAGAGCAGTTTGAACTTGTTGAATTCAAAGTGAGCCGTTATGGTTCCCCCCTTCTGCATCAACTTCAACTAATGGCCCAAGGATAG
- a CDS encoding radical SAM protein produces MADKFRIDSHKLMFHPRRVTEWLDGKPVSPIYLELSPTGACNHRCVFCGMDFMGHKPNYLELEDMKPVLAGMGRVGVKSIMYCGEGEPFMHRRMVELAVETKKAGIDVSLTSNGVLFTPDKARDVLSVASWIKISCNAGTADTYARIHGTDPSDFYKFMDNIAEAVKIRAEQGSTCTIGVQMLLLSENMDEAVKLGVAMRDFGVDYMVIKPYSVHRQSTKDVCLVPEYACLAGVAAELDELNTTDFKIIFRHEAMRRKEFTASYDKCLALPFWGYVDSGGDFWGCLRHIGEQEFNYGNIFTSSFEELIASRRLPDDFSIEDCHLNCRMDLCNEYLWELRHPGPHVNFI; encoded by the coding sequence ATGGCAGATAAATTTCGCATCGATTCCCATAAGTTGATGTTTCACCCCCGGCGTGTGACGGAGTGGCTTGACGGGAAGCCTGTCTCGCCTATTTATCTGGAGCTTTCTCCGACTGGGGCATGTAATCACAGATGCGTATTCTGCGGCATGGATTTTATGGGGCACAAGCCGAATTACCTTGAGCTTGAAGACATGAAACCGGTTTTGGCGGGCATGGGCAGGGTCGGAGTGAAATCCATAATGTACTGTGGTGAGGGTGAGCCATTCATGCATCGCCGGATGGTCGAACTCGCAGTGGAGACCAAAAAAGCAGGGATTGATGTTTCCCTTACAAGCAACGGGGTTTTGTTTACTCCGGATAAAGCAAGAGATGTCCTTTCTGTAGCCAGCTGGATCAAAATTTCATGCAATGCCGGAACAGCGGATACGTATGCACGGATTCATGGGACAGACCCGTCAGATTTCTATAAGTTTATGGATAACATTGCCGAAGCGGTGAAGATACGGGCCGAGCAGGGCAGCACTTGTACTATAGGTGTGCAAATGCTCCTGCTTTCAGAAAATATGGATGAGGCTGTAAAACTTGGCGTAGCGATGCGTGATTTCGGCGTGGATTACATGGTTATCAAACCGTATTCCGTCCACCGGCAAAGCACCAAGGATGTCTGTTTAGTTCCGGAATATGCGTGTCTGGCGGGGGTGGCTGCGGAACTTGATGAATTGAATACAACGGATTTTAAAATTATATTCCGCCATGAAGCCATGCGCCGAAAAGAATTTACAGCAAGCTATGATAAGTGCCTTGCTCTGCCTTTTTGGGGATATGTCGATTCCGGCGGAGATTTTTGGGGATGTCTCAGGCATATTGGTGAACAGGAATTTAATTATGGGAATATTTTTACAAGCAGCTTTGAAGAGTTGATTGCAAGTAGGCGACTACCGGATGATTTTTCAATCGAGGATTGTCATTTGAATTGCAGGATGGATTTATGCAATGAATATCTGTGGGAACTAAGGCATCCAGGTCCGCATGTTAACTTTATTTAG
- a CDS encoding bifunctional 2-polyprenyl-6-hydroxyphenol methylase/3-demethylubiquinol 3-O-methyltransferase UbiG translates to MKKSDRAQAEFYIKNQVLPESQDISELDYHFQRRAALYSHLGIPPLFLKGRSVLEIGPGNGENSLFTLSCMPGEYVLVEPNSGGLEKTKQLLEKSRFSDSSAITYLNCFLDDYSPDSGFDLVLCEGLIPGRANPENLLRKVLELVNPQGIAVVTCSEHLAFLSDAVRKILGLALAEPSLSVLEQAKNITPFFESHFSNLPGMSRNVKDWALDNVFNHTEDINFSIPRALEAAGSDADFYSSSPVFFSDWRWYKQITGKEFGFGSHAVDLWSRIRHSTLNHTCQFPPADPNVVMALVGLAERIFDLSRELASNRDLNILPEVSETLLELVGKLRLVPGDTAWTCDALLDAGRAVSQVRHKGIAADCGRFAALFGKGQQHLSLMKR, encoded by the coding sequence ATGAAAAAGAGTGACCGCGCTCAAGCTGAGTTTTATATCAAGAATCAGGTTTTGCCGGAAAGTCAGGATATTTCTGAGTTGGACTACCATTTTCAGCGCCGTGCCGCACTTTATTCCCACTTGGGTATTCCACCTCTTTTTCTGAAAGGTCGTTCTGTGCTGGAAATTGGGCCGGGGAATGGAGAGAATTCGCTTTTTACTCTTTCATGTATGCCAGGCGAATATGTTTTGGTTGAGCCAAATTCGGGTGGGCTTGAAAAAACAAAGCAGCTTCTTGAAAAATCCCGGTTCAGCGACTCTTCTGCAATTACGTATTTAAATTGTTTTTTGGATGACTATAGTCCCGACTCCGGATTTGATTTGGTTCTTTGTGAGGGGTTGATTCCGGGCCGGGCAAATCCTGAGAACTTGCTGCGTAAGGTTTTAGAATTGGTGAATCCTCAAGGCATAGCGGTTGTCACCTGTAGCGAACACCTTGCTTTTCTTTCAGATGCCGTGCGTAAAATTCTTGGGCTTGCGCTTGCTGAACCATCACTTTCTGTGCTGGAGCAGGCAAAGAATATCACTCCTTTTTTCGAGTCGCATTTTTCCAATTTACCCGGGATGTCGCGCAACGTGAAGGACTGGGCTTTGGATAATGTTTTCAATCATACTGAGGATATTAATTTCTCGATTCCCCGCGCCCTGGAAGCTGCCGGATCAGATGCTGATTTTTATAGCTCATCCCCTGTCTTTTTCTCGGATTGGCGCTGGTATAAGCAGATTACAGGTAAGGAGTTCGGATTTGGCAGCCATGCTGTAGATTTGTGGTCCCGGATAAGGCATTCCACGTTAAACCATACCTGCCAGTTCCCTCCGGCCGATCCGAATGTGGTCATGGCGTTAGTCGGATTGGCTGAACGTATTTTTGATTTATCCCGTGAACTGGCCTCAAATCGTGACTTAAATATTCTCCCTGAGGTGAGCGAAACTCTGCTTGAACTTGTTGGAAAATTAAGACTTGTGCCTGGGGATACAGCTTGGACTTGTGATGCCTTGCTCGATGCTGGGCGGGCTGTATCTCAGGTCCGACACAAAGGGATTGCGGCAGATTGCGGCAGGTTTGCCGCCCTTTTTGGAAAAGGGCAGCAACATCTAAGTCTTATGAAGAGATAA
- a CDS encoding radical SAM protein yields MSIGQNLILDGTKLVWHMDRVRAWLNGERIAPLYIECAITTNCSYNCTFCYGQLQRKGTGGLSRDVVMKFLDDAAEIGVKAIALIGDGENTCNPCLKEAIIHGKSKGLDMALGTNGYLLKDEDLEEILPCLTYLRFNISAGTPEGYSTIHGVSEKCYHKVQGTIRKAVETKKKLNLPVTIGLQMVLLPEFGSEIMPLAELGRDAGVDYLVIKHCSDDEEGSLGVDYKGYAQLEDLLKRAQALSTPDYLVKPKWSKITSEGKRTYSHCYGPAFVLQVSGAGIVAPCGMFFNDKYKKYHIGSLMEQGFKEMWESERYWEVLDMIKGDCFDARKDCGTLCHQHKVNEMLDMIMNNPDEDLPEPESPKPDHINFI; encoded by the coding sequence ATGTCAATCGGTCAGAATCTGATTTTAGACGGCACAAAGCTTGTCTGGCATATGGACAGAGTAAGGGCATGGCTCAACGGCGAAAGAATAGCCCCCCTGTACATTGAGTGTGCTATCACGACGAACTGTTCATACAATTGTACTTTTTGCTACGGCCAGTTGCAGCGCAAAGGCACAGGTGGTTTGTCGCGGGACGTTGTGATGAAGTTTCTCGACGACGCTGCTGAGATAGGAGTTAAGGCCATCGCATTGATCGGGGATGGGGAAAATACCTGCAATCCCTGCCTGAAAGAAGCCATTATCCATGGTAAATCAAAAGGGTTGGACATGGCTCTCGGCACTAATGGTTATTTGCTTAAAGATGAGGATTTGGAAGAGATTCTTCCCTGTCTTACTTATCTGCGATTCAATATCTCTGCCGGAACCCCAGAAGGATACAGTACGATTCATGGGGTAAGCGAAAAATGTTACCACAAAGTTCAGGGTACCATACGCAAGGCCGTGGAGACCAAAAAAAAGCTTAACCTTCCTGTGACCATCGGACTACAGATGGTTCTGCTGCCCGAATTCGGCAGTGAAATCATGCCCCTTGCCGAACTTGGCAGGGATGCCGGTGTGGATTATCTGGTCATCAAGCATTGTTCGGATGATGAGGAAGGTTCTCTTGGTGTTGACTATAAAGGTTATGCCCAGCTTGAAGATCTGCTCAAGCGGGCTCAGGCTCTGTCTACCCCGGATTATCTCGTGAAGCCCAAGTGGTCTAAGATTACAAGTGAAGGTAAGAGGACCTATAGTCATTGCTATGGTCCTGCGTTTGTTCTTCAGGTTTCTGGAGCGGGAATTGTAGCTCCCTGTGGAATGTTTTTTAACGACAAATATAAAAAATACCACATCGGCTCCCTCATGGAGCAGGGTTTCAAGGAAATGTGGGAGAGTGAGCGTTATTGGGAAGTACTTGATATGATCAAAGGGGACTGCTTTGACGCTCGTAAGGATTGTGGAACCCTTTGTCACCAGCATAAAGTCAACGAGATGCTTGATATGATAATGAACAATCCTGATGAAGATCTTCCCGAACCCGAAAGTCCGAAACCGGATCATATAAACTTTATCTAA
- a CDS encoding SIS domain-containing protein gives MQWSSTVSNLNNLLLNIETSGIVANDPDSAFARWVELGAEVQKNDSTIYLIGNGASASMASHFAADLSKNAMVRTRVFTDLSELTAIGNDISFDQIFAVPLQRYARPGDMLVAISSSGNSPNVIAAAKVARRSRVSLITLTGFKADNKLSGLGDINFYVPSNTYGETETCHAGILHHWMDKMENLNGR, from the coding sequence GTGCAGTGGAGCAGCACAGTAAGTAATTTAAACAATTTATTGCTCAATATTGAAACGAGCGGGATTGTTGCGAATGATCCAGACTCTGCATTTGCTCGTTGGGTGGAATTGGGTGCAGAGGTGCAAAAAAATGACAGTACAATTTATCTTATCGGAAATGGTGCTTCAGCTTCCATGGCCTCCCACTTTGCGGCAGATCTTTCCAAAAATGCTATGGTTAGGACGCGGGTGTTCACCGATCTTTCCGAGTTGACCGCCATTGGCAACGACATAAGTTTTGATCAGATTTTTGCTGTTCCTCTACAGCGTTATGCCCGGCCCGGAGATATGCTGGTGGCCATTTCGTCATCAGGAAATTCTCCTAATGTAATAGCAGCCGCAAAGGTTGCTAGAAGGAGCCGGGTCAGCCTGATTACGCTGACAGGGTTCAAGGCGGATAACAAGCTAAGTGGCCTCGGTGATATCAATTTCTATGTTCCGTCCAATACTTATGGAGAGACCGAAACCTGTCATGCCGGCATCCTGCATCACTGGATGGATAAAATGGAGAACCTAAATGGCAGATAA
- a CDS encoding aminotransferase class IV produces the protein MTQASGRKVFWNGEFIPESEARVSIYDSALMFGDMVFEMTRSFAGEQFKLREHIKRLLAGLKILQIPLGMNVDEIEKACLETIEVNKPCFRKDDEHRLMIDVSRGVLGLYEGVIDLDPGPNLIIADFPLRWTVAAMGPLFDTGINAVVPSQRAIPASLLDPKIKNRSRIHYLMANMQAAQIPGNNNWALLLDTDGFVAEGTGDNFFIVKEGEIITPEGRNVLRGISREYVMETLAPQLNIPVREANLDLYDVYLADEAFMTGTPFCVLPVTSLNGNPIGSGASGEITRKLIEAWSGNVGVDIEMQIKSWHGEIQSGAPTPYNFKPSK, from the coding sequence ATGACCCAAGCAAGCGGACGGAAGGTTTTTTGGAACGGTGAATTCATACCTGAATCAGAAGCGCGCGTTTCCATCTATGATTCCGCTTTAATGTTCGGTGATATGGTTTTTGAAATGACTCGTTCATTTGCAGGTGAGCAGTTTAAGCTGCGTGAGCATATTAAAAGGCTGTTGGCGGGCTTAAAGATCTTGCAGATTCCATTGGGTATGAATGTGGATGAGATCGAAAAAGCATGTCTGGAAACAATCGAGGTGAATAAGCCCTGTTTCAGGAAAGATGATGAACATCGTCTAATGATTGATGTCAGTCGGGGGGTGCTGGGATTATATGAAGGGGTCATTGATTTGGATCCTGGCCCGAATCTCATTATTGCCGATTTCCCTTTACGCTGGACAGTTGCGGCAATGGGACCGCTGTTTGATACGGGAATTAATGCCGTGGTGCCTTCGCAAAGGGCGATTCCGGCATCACTGCTTGATCCTAAAATAAAAAACAGGAGCCGGATACATTACCTCATGGCCAACATGCAGGCGGCCCAGATTCCGGGAAATAACAACTGGGCACTCCTGTTGGATACTGACGGTTTTGTGGCCGAAGGGACGGGAGATAATTTTTTCATTGTGAAGGAAGGAGAGATCATTACCCCTGAAGGGCGGAATGTCCTACGCGGTATCAGCAGGGAGTATGTGATGGAGACTCTTGCCCCGCAATTGAATATCCCGGTTCGTGAGGCAAACCTTGATCTTTATGATGTGTATCTCGCAGATGAAGCATTCATGACTGGAACTCCGTTTTGCGTACTGCCCGTAACCAGTCTCAACGGGAATCCTATCGGGTCCGGAGCTTCCGGGGAGATAACTCGAAAATTAATAGAGGCATGGAGTGGTAATGTCGGCGTTGACATTGAAATGCAGATTAAAAGCTGGCATGGCGAAATCCAGTCCGGTGCGCCGACTCCGTATAATTTTAAGCCATCTAAATGA
- a CDS encoding polysaccharide pyruvyl transferase family protein, translated as MIDTESIHCTGCSACMNICPEQAITMIPDREGFATPYINHNQCTQCGECDSCCPIKGTVFHAAPLYCFAGWAKDPAQVKKSSSGGIFPILAEHIFVRNGYVAGAAIDESFSVRHELAKNQKQLSALRFSKYVQSDTGNIFSKIKDLLQSGKKILFSGTPCQVAGLNNFLNTDDPNFLTVEILCKGVASPGFFKRYIKDLENENIAKVSFRDKKFPWKDSYYNFSLQDKQGKPLSEQNAWDNPFYRAYLKDGLSRKSCSQCKFTDIRRCADITLGDFDHHNKEVRNDCGTSLILLNSPKGSDLLPFMEKMATLHRYSIEEARAYNRPLSSPAAASAERPALFQAYRNKNNLNNWLEKHMFHVGIFGLTRGDNVGTLLHTYALFKAVNDLGYQAEVINFFNVKPPKDPVLAAFRHNWLNLTPYCPTRRDLQQINYRMKRILVGSDVLWWKMRMDDVSANMLDWAWGDEKSLACYASSFGAETYEGSLDKDAAQKLLHRFDAISVREDSGLNICRDFGVEATHVLDPTLLHEADTYEAIINQDCRIKLPPDKYILVVNYHRNNSAAVDNGILDHLFDSKYEIVNGITDEFGQTRSVGTLLNLVKNAAYVITDSYHFTIFSLIFHKPFLSLMPPDYMDAPARIPSLLKQLGVKNRICGLLEDINEEWLDMPIDYETCDSRLKVEREKSMGFLKKALKMPLVKKEKITDPQLLKNMSPKLEYLVEEACDAADNAALDALDHGIRQNDMQEILKLTKKIRNVISS; from the coding sequence ATGATCGACACTGAAAGCATCCACTGCACAGGCTGCTCTGCGTGCATGAATATATGTCCTGAACAAGCCATTACGATGATCCCAGATCGTGAAGGATTCGCAACTCCTTACATCAATCATAACCAATGCACCCAGTGCGGGGAATGCGATTCATGCTGCCCCATTAAAGGAACCGTTTTTCATGCCGCCCCCCTTTATTGCTTCGCCGGCTGGGCAAAAGACCCTGCACAAGTGAAAAAAAGCTCCAGTGGCGGTATTTTCCCCATACTGGCAGAACACATTTTCGTCAGGAACGGATATGTGGCAGGCGCGGCAATAGATGAAAGCTTCAGTGTCCGCCATGAATTGGCGAAAAATCAGAAACAATTGTCCGCCCTTCGCTTCTCCAAATATGTCCAGAGCGATACAGGAAATATTTTCAGTAAAATTAAAGATCTCCTACAAAGCGGGAAAAAAATTCTGTTTTCCGGCACCCCGTGTCAGGTTGCTGGGCTGAACAATTTCTTAAATACCGATGACCCCAATTTTCTTACGGTGGAAATCCTGTGCAAAGGAGTTGCCTCGCCCGGTTTCTTCAAACGATATATCAAGGATTTGGAAAATGAAAACATAGCGAAAGTTTCCTTCAGAGATAAAAAATTTCCATGGAAAGACTCCTATTACAATTTTTCCCTCCAGGATAAACAAGGCAAACCTCTGAGTGAACAGAACGCGTGGGATAATCCCTTTTACCGCGCTTATCTAAAAGACGGACTCAGCCGCAAATCATGCTCCCAATGTAAATTTACCGACATACGCCGCTGTGCCGACATCACTTTGGGAGATTTTGACCATCACAACAAAGAAGTTCGCAATGACTGCGGCACCAGCCTCATATTACTGAATAGCCCAAAGGGCTCGGATCTACTCCCCTTTATGGAAAAAATGGCTACCCTCCATAGATACTCCATTGAGGAAGCAAGGGCGTACAACCGTCCGTTGTCGTCCCCGGCAGCAGCCTCAGCGGAACGCCCGGCCCTGTTTCAGGCATATCGCAACAAAAACAATTTAAACAACTGGTTGGAAAAACATATGTTTCATGTTGGAATTTTCGGACTGACCCGTGGGGACAATGTAGGCACACTTCTGCATACATACGCTCTGTTCAAAGCGGTGAATGATCTAGGCTACCAGGCGGAGGTAATCAACTTTTTCAATGTAAAACCCCCAAAAGATCCAGTCCTCGCGGCCTTCAGGCACAACTGGCTGAACCTGACCCCTTACTGCCCGACAAGACGTGATTTGCAGCAGATAAACTACCGAATGAAAAGAATTCTTGTCGGCAGTGATGTGCTTTGGTGGAAAATGCGCATGGATGATGTCTCCGCTAATATGCTTGACTGGGCATGGGGGGATGAAAAATCCTTAGCCTGCTATGCCTCAAGTTTCGGAGCGGAAACCTATGAAGGCAGTCTTGACAAGGACGCAGCCCAAAAACTGCTGCACCGTTTTGACGCCATTTCCGTACGGGAAGATTCCGGGCTTAACATCTGTAGGGATTTCGGGGTGGAAGCAACCCACGTACTTGACCCAACCCTGCTGCATGAAGCGGACACATACGAAGCGATCATAAATCAAGACTGCCGCATCAAGCTGCCACCGGACAAATATATCCTGGTCGTAAATTACCACCGTAACAACTCTGCGGCTGTTGACAACGGGATACTTGACCACCTTTTTGACAGTAAGTATGAAATAGTTAACGGCATAACTGACGAATTCGGACAGACCCGTTCTGTAGGCACACTGCTCAATCTAGTTAAGAACGCTGCATACGTAATCACCGACTCCTATCATTTCACCATTTTTTCACTGATATTCCATAAGCCGTTCTTAAGCCTGATGCCGCCCGACTACATGGATGCCCCGGCACGCATCCCTAGTCTGCTCAAACAGTTGGGCGTAAAAAACCGTATCTGCGGTCTGCTGGAGGATATCAATGAAGAATGGCTGGATATGCCCATTGATTATGAAACCTGCGACAGTAGGCTGAAAGTTGAACGTGAAAAGTCTATGGGTTTCCTAAAAAAGGCTCTTAAAATGCCTTTGGTAAAGAAAGAAAAAATCACCGACCCACAGCTTTTGAAAAACATGTCCCCCAAACTGGAATATCTGGTAGAAGAAGCATGTGACGCTGCGGACAATGCCGCCTTGGACGCACTAGACCACGGCATACGTCAAAATGATATGCAGGAAATACTGAAGCTTACCAAAAAGATCAGAAACGTTATCTCTTCATAA